The stretch of DNA CAGGGTATCAAATTGCACAACTGCcaaagaaatgtgggatacactccaagaaactcatgaaggcacaacTGATGTCAAGAGGGCCATAAAAAATACTCTGATGCATGAATATGAACTCTTCAATATGAAGAAGGATGAatcaatcaatgacttgcagacaAGGTTCACACATGTCATTAACAATCTGAATGCTCTAGGAAAAGTAATTGACAATtagaaacaaataaacaaagtaaTGAAGAAGCAAACTTGTGTCTAATGGCCTCTAATCCCTCAGACAGCGATGTAAGTACTACCTCTAATCCCTCTTATGAAGAATTGCATgatgctttcaatgaattgcatgatgaacatattaaggtagtcaaacaattgatttgcactaagaaaatgttagaaaaacagtgcatgatgtatgaagaaattaaaaaaagatcATAAGTTTCTTGAAGACATGAATGAACTGTTGAAAAAGGAAGCACATGATAAACTCACTAGCTTTACTGAACTTGAAAGAAAGGTTGAATcactaaaatttgatttagCAAAATTTACAAATGGTAGAAACAAcctaaacaagttggttttgatattaagttcatcacttaggaaagaattagataatctagttGAAAATATTGTGTAAAACTTCCTTAGGATAGAGGTCATTACACCAacaataggtagttaaattatttgaaagcgcatgtcttttacagcgcttgtgaaaaaagcgctgtaataggtagttaaatttattgaaagcgcatgtcgtttacagcgcttgtgaaaaaagcgctgtaaaataataCGTGAAGGCGCttcgttttacagcgcttgttagaaaagcgctgtaaaagccttataacattatgcgcaaatgctatatgaccctacaacagcgtt from Cicer arietinum cultivar CDC Frontier isolate Library 1 chromosome 3, Cicar.CDCFrontier_v2.0, whole genome shotgun sequence encodes:
- the LOC140919796 gene encoding uncharacterized protein; translation: MSSIEFLGEGASLARPPAFNGSAYMYWKERMFIFLEASGLDILDAVENGPYVPKLAGTDGSSFIKKPRVDWVSNCTTAKEMWDTLQETHEGTTDVKRAIKNTLMHEYELFNMKKDESINDLQTRFTHVINNLNALGKVIDN